The nucleotide sequence GTTCTTTAGCCATTGATCCTAGTGATGTGGGTTGCTGGTATAACCGGGCATTGCTGTTAACCAAGCGGCAACGATTGGAAGACGCTGTCATCAGCTATGAACGGGCGTTGGCGATCGACCCCGATAACGATAGCTGCTGGCATAATCAAGCCCTGCTTTTAGAGCAATTAGGGCGATATGAGGCAGCCTTGAACAGCTACGATAGACTCCTCGACATTTACTCCCGCACCAAACCGCCCCAAGCAACTCCCTGGATACGCGATAAACAAACTGAACTGCTGAGACGGATCGAACGTAGGGAAGACCATTCATGAACCCGGAACCACCCGCCTACCCCATCCTGCTGGCTCGCAGCATGGAAGAACTACATTTCAAAACCCAGGCGCAGGAACAACTCTGGCTACTGGGACAATGCAACTGGGAGGTAGACCAGGAGCAGGGCAGCATCCGGTTCACCAACCCCAGAGGCCAGATTATCACCGCCCCAGTGCAAATCATCGGCACCTACAACACCCTGAATGGCACCTGGCTCTGGGGGTGGGATCATCCCTCTGTAGTGCCCGCCCTCCAGAACCATGCCAGCACCCTACACGACTACGGCAAAGCCCAGGGCATAGACCGATTGACCACGCGAAACTGCACTGTTCAGAACCGGAGGCATGGGAACTCACTGCCCTTGCCTGCTGCCTCTGCCATGCCGAGGGGGCCTATTGTGGTCCGGCTGGCACCACCCTCGTTTTCATGACCTTTGGCAAAACCACCCTCAGTCCGGGGAATGGATAGGTCTACCTATACTTTGCCGGGGTATAGATTTTACCCTCTAGATAAAGTAGAAATGAGGTAGACCGTTGAGTGTTGAGCACGGTGCCTCCCAATGATCCAACTGAGCTTTAGTGCCGAAGAGATTGAGCAACTACATTACGAACGCTTTCACCATCCACATCCGCGTGTGCAACAAAAAATGGAAGCGTTGTATCTCAAAAGTCAAGGATACTCGCATCAGGAAATTACCCGGTTGCTTCGGGTGACAAAACCAACGTTGTTGAGCTATCTGCGAGATTATGAAACTGGGGGGATCGGCAATCTCAAAGAATTGACCTTTTATCGACCCCAGAGTGAACTGAAACAACATCAACAGACTTTGGAAGCATACTTCCGGGCAAATCCTCCAAAGACCCTAGCGCAGGCTTGCGCCAAGATCGAAGAACTGACTGGTATTGTCCGTAGTCGGGAGCAAGTGAGGGTGTTTCTCAAATCGATGGGGATGCGTTGTCGGCGAGTGGGGATGTTGCCCGCCAAAGCTGATGTAGAAGCGCAGGAGGAGTTCGTCAAAAAAAACTAGACCCACGACTGCAAGAGGCAAAAGCAGGTCAGAGAGCCGTCTTCTTTGTCGATGCTGCCCATTTTGTTCTGGGGGCCTACTTAGGGTTTTTGTGGTGCTTTGAACGCTTGTTTATCAAGTCGGGGGCAGGAAGGCAACGGTTCAATGTCTTAGGGGCCCTCAACGCCGTGACTCATGCGTTAATCACCGTCACCAATGAGACTTATATCAACGCTCAAAGTGTCTGTGAATTACTGCACAAACTGGCAGCTCTGGGATTAGACATTCCGATTACGCTTGTGTTGGATAACGCTCGGTATCAGAAGTGTGCGGTTGTGATGGAGTTGGCTCAATCATTGAACATTGAGTTGTTGTATCTAACGGTCTATTCTCCCAATCTCAACTTGATTGAGCGCTTGTGGAAGTTTGTCAAGAAGCAATGCTTATATTCGATTTATTATGCTGACTTCTCTGCATTTAAGGAGGCGATTACTGCTTGTCTCAACCAGTGTCATACGACGTATAAACCTGAGTTAGATTCACTGTTAACCTTGCGTTTTCAGTCCTTTAAACAAGTAAAAACTATACCCTGACAAGGTATAGTTTGTCCCCTTCAAAAAGAACACCAATCTGGGGGTAACTTGTTCCAGGTCCCCCTCGAATTCTGAGACTGCTTGTTCCCACTACGACGAAGCATCGTTCGGGTGAGATCGAGACATCTGGTTCTGAACCTGTTGGGGCGGGTGAGACTGTTATCGTAGGGGTAGAAGGAGATGGCAGATTGCCTGTAGAAAACGGCAGTCTGATGATTTGATTGGACATTGCCCAATAACCTGTTGCCCCGGCTATTAAGGCAATGACTGCAACAAGCAGACCTGGAAGGCGGCGGGATGGTTCTACGATCGCGGGCGGAGGGGAGGGAGGAACCAGTGGAACCGTAGGGGCTGGAAGGACCTCAGGAGATGCAATGGATGGGCTAGGGGAAGCCGCCTGATAAGGCGCACCTGTATGAGCCACAGCGTGAGCTAGGCGAATTTGTTGTGTAACCTGCGCTTCAATCTCAGCCACATCATCCAGTCTCAATTTCCAGCGCTCCTGCAACTGGCGAAATCGACGCTGGGTTTGGGTGGTTAAGGGATTTTCGGTCTGAAGGGCCTCTATAAATGCCTGCCGATATTGTTCCAGATTTTCTTGATATTCCCAATAGGTTTGCTGAACTGCTGCCTCAATGGCCAGGGCATCCATCTGGGTCAGCCCCAGTTGAAGTTGGAGTTGGTTTAACCAGCGGCGATCGGCTAAAAAGATGCGGCCATCGTTCATAACCCGCTCTACTTCACGCCGATAGCGTATCTTTGGATCACTGACAGGGGCACTGGCAAGCCGAATACGAAAGCCTTCTCGTGCTGCATAGATCTCTGGCTTCATGGCCGGTGCGATTTCCTGGACTTTCTGCTTTGCGTAGTCGTGCAGTTCATCGACTGAAATGGAGCCGTCATTGTCTAAATCAGCCGCCCCGGTTTCAATCCCTTCAACCAGATATTGGGTGTAAACAGACAGGTCGGTTCCTTGCTGCTCAAATGAATATTGTGTGGATGTGGAGGACGTTAACACAGCTCGCCCTTCCGCTCCCAACTGGTTTCGAATATCCACTGCCCCATCATCTTTAGCAGTCATATCCTGGGCAAAGGCACCACTGAAGCAACAGTCTAAAATGACAACCTGACGCTTCGACCGACTGTTGTTCATCACTTCCAGCACAAAGTTAGAGGGCACAGCGGTTGAACGCACTAACTCACCTTTACGGCTTTTGCGAGTATTGCGGGTAGCAAAGTAAAGTTTGCCACTATCATCCTTCACGCCATGTCCTGAAAAAAATAGCAGTACCAGATCGTCTTTTGCGCGATCGCAAAACAGGTTTTCAACTTCAGCTTCCATGACAACCTTATCCGGATTGATCAGGGTTTTGACCTGATCAAATCCACCCAGTTCTGCATTTTTCAGAACCTGCTGGATGGCTTCCACATCACTAATTGCATTAGGTAGTGGATTGAGTCCTGGTTCATATTCACTAACACCGATGAGTAGTGCAACTTTAGACATAGACGCCCCCTTTTCTGCGGTGACGAACTCCTGAGCGAATCTAATTGCAGCTTCCAGTTCTTCCCGGCTGTAGATGCAGGTATCGTAATTTTCGACTGCTGAAGGAATGTATCGATGAAAAAGCTGATCGCTTTCCTATCTTGATCCTGCGATCATTCGAAGGAGAGTGATCCAGTTTTGACCACAAGTGATACATAAATTTTCTCTTATAGCTGCGGAATCTGTTATGCCCCTTGCGGGTACTTTTTCGACTCCCGCAGAAAAGGGATAAACCACTGCCTGTGAAATCCTGGTGGTCTGTCAACATTGTCCTGAGAAATGGTGTCCTGAGGAATGGGAACTTTATGGCGGTAGCCATCCAGGTCAGGACAACTTGGAACGCTCAACACCTGATTCTGGCATCCTTGTTTCCCTATACCCTGTCCCCTGCCATATAGCCTGAAATTTCACCACAGAGGCACAGAGAGCACAGAGGCATTACTTTGTGTTTCTCGGGTAGAACGCTAAGTTTTTCGGGTTATTTGTTCCACAAGCCTAAATCAGGCGGGCTGTGCATTCCAGCATCATGCGTTGATTTTCCAGCGAGTAGGGCTGGATTTTAAGCGCGTTATGAAAGGCATGAATCGCTGTTCGATAGTCTCCTAATGCTGCATAGCATAGCCCTAACCCGTGCAGGGCACCAAAGTGGATGGGGTTGAGTTGAAGGACTACTTCGCAGTCTGCGATCGCCTTCTGGTATTGTCCCTGGATGTAGTAAAGAACGGCTCGCCGGTTCCAGGCTTCAGCATAGTCGGGTTGACTTTCAACCAGCGCGTTCAGGGTTTCTTCTGCCTCTGTGAAATTACCTGCTTCTAAGGCCAGTTGCGCCCGTCGAATGATTTCTAACCCCAGGATACCTTTCTGTTCAAACCAGATGCGCCAGAGTTCCTGAGTGGCGCGATCGCGCACGTCTTCATTTGGATCTTTCAGGTCTTCCAGTAATGATGAAATCAGGAACTCGTTCATAGGCTTTGCACCAGGAAACGCAGTGGTAAGTAGATTTCCTCCACGGATTCTCTCTCGAAAAAGGAGGATAACTCCGTAATTTCACCGATTTTTTACCTAATGTACAAGATAGTCTGCTCCATCTTTGTTAATAGTTCATAAACTGGAGGGAAGTTACAGAAGAAAGGAGACAACGAGGTGAAGCTCTTTTCCTTCTGCCTTCTGCCTTCACTTAAAGTAGATCAACAGATTAAGCCCCGGAATGGTGCGTGACAGTGTCCAGAACAGGAGGGCGAGGTAAAGAATGCCGATCGCCCACTGGTACCAGACAAGGGCCGTAATCAAACCGGGGACGTGTTCATCCCGCAACCGGATATCGTTGAAGCCAAAGCGGAGCAGGTTATTAAAGCTGAAGTCAAAATAGTTGAGCCAGTTCCAGCGGCGATTCCAGAGGATTGGAATGTAGCGTTCTCGAAACATTTGATAACGGGGAATGATGGGCAACCGTCCGACCAGAATCCGTAACTGGCGCAGGGTGCCCTCTTCCATAAAGTAGCTGACATCCATCAGTGGGTGGTAACGTCCGGCTTTATAAAGCAGGGCAATCAAAATAGTCGGCACTGGAATGTCGATGGCGGCCAGACTGGCTAAGGTCAACCAGGGCTGGTCACTGTTCCGAAAGATGGCAATCAACCCCAACAGAAAAAGGGTACTGAACCCTGCCAGCATCCACAACGTTTCTGCCAGGGTTGGCAGGATGGGTTTGGGGGTCAGTCTGCGGCTGCGATCAATGAACCAGAACAACACCCCAAAGTAGGCAATGGTGATCAGCCCGACGCCAAAGATCAGCCAGGAGCGAGTTCCATAGTGGCTCAGGAGCAACAGCAGGCTCAAACCAATACAGTCTAAACCAATCAGAATGCGATTAAACACGCCGCGTCCAGGGGCAACAGGTTCTTTGGCAACAACGCGATCGCGGACATTGATATAGGTGGCAATATCCACCTTTGCCAGGCTTAAGAGGTCGGTCAGGCTACGGAAGGGCAGTTGGGCGCGGCGCTGGGCGATCGCGGTTGCCTGCTCCTGGGAAAAGCCAAGGTTCTGCAACTGGGTGATTGGTGCGGTGTTGATATTGATGCCAAACAACTGCTGGCGTAACTCTCGCAACCTCAACCGCTGCCGTGTGTAGTCCATCTGGTTGGCATCGGGAATTTGTTCCTGACGGCGGAAGTTGCGCACCAGTTCACGTAGCAGGTTTTCATTGCCCTGGAGGGTGGGGACGGAAATAAACCGCCCAATCTGCCCTGGATCGCCCACAATCTTTGCCTGCTCGGAGTCAAACTTCAAGCCAGGAACATTCAAGTAGGCACCCCTGGCAAAGCCAGCATCACTAAAATCTGCCTGCTCCAGAATTGATGTTCCCCGCATATTAACGGGCTTATTGAACTGGGTCTGGCGAAACAGAGCCGCTTTCTCAAACACGGCATCCGGCAAAAAGAGTGCCTTGCTGAAAGTGCTTTTGGTAAAGACGGCATCTGCCTGCCAGAGGGCGCGGGCAAAATCTGCATTCCCCTGCCACTGCACACGCATGAAGTTGGACGGTTGTTGAAACACCGCCAGGTTAAAATTTGCCGTTGCCTGAAATTCGGTGTTCTGAAAGGTGACGGGTCCCCAAAACTGGGCCTGGTTAAATTCTGCTTTGCCGAAAAAAATGTTGCTGCGGAAGCGGGAATCTCGTTCAAACAATGCTCCGGCAAAGCTGGTGGTCTGGCTGAAGCGGGTCTGGGTACTGTCGATCCCCTGGGTAAACTGGGACCCCTGGGCTTCTACCCGGTTGAGAAAGAATGTATTGGTGAAATCGACCAGATCCAGAAACCGGGTCTGGTTGAGCTTCAGGGGTCCCCGAAAGACTGTGATTTGCAGGGGAGCGGTTTGAGTGCCCAGATTAGGCGTGCTGAGCAGGGATTGGGAGAGGGTGCTGAGGCGAGACAGACGACGGCGATCGCGCTGTAATTGCTCCTGTTCGGCTGGGGTAAAGATCGGTGACAGGGATTCGCCAAACAGGGGTGCTCTTAACCCCAACTGGCTAATTTTGAACTCTCCCTGAATCTGGGAATAGCTCAAATCCAGCCCTACTGGGGTGCCTGGACGTTGTAACTGAGTTTTCAACAGGTCATAAAATCGATCGCGGAACTCGGCATTTTCTGGACGCAAATCGATATTTAACCGTTGCAGGTCAATTACTTTAATGCCTTCGTTTGCAATCGGTGATTTCAGCCGCTGTTGCAGAACTTCCAGGGTGAGTGGCGTCAGGTCAGGTTGGGCGATCGCAGCCAGGACTGGCGGCACCAGGTGGGTAAAACTGAATACGGTCCAGACAATGAACAGGAGCAAACAGGCAGACAATTTTCGAGACACAGCGATCGCCCAGGAAGTGGTTGAAATGGCGATCTATTCTATAGCGTTTCTCAACTGAGTGAGGTACTGGAGTGTGAGGTACAGTGAGGGTGCGGAATACTCTTCAAAAGGGCTATCAATGAATGTCACTGAATTAAGCCGAATGCGCTCGCTCAGATCTCCAACTTCTCCGAGAAGTTAGAGATCTTTAACCCCTTATGTCAGTGCCATTGGGCTATCAATGAATTCTGCCTCCTCCAAATCAATACTCCAGAAACAGGGTATTAAAGTCGCAGGATTCAGTGGAGGGTGATGGAGTCGTGGGTTTGATGGCAGACGTCGGGGCATCTCGTAACGCATGGGCATTCAGTTCCAGTTGATTAATCTGGGCCTCAATGGTAGTCAGACGTTGCTGGATGCGATCGCGTCTTTGCTCCAGGGCTTCTAATTCGTGCTGGAGTCTGGTTCGTTCGTTGACCAGTTTGTAGATATCCAGGTAAGCCGCCGCCTCAGTCTTCTGGCGAGGCATGGTGCTAATTTTGGGGCGAATCTGTCCCTGCTGGGGATGGGGGCGCATAATCAGGTACTCCAATGGGTGCCCTTAGTGTGCCCATTTTTTGCGCCACCCAACTGCTAGGTTAGGAATAGGGCAGGATTCTTTTTCAGTTCTGGCACCAATCTTCTGTCCTGACAACGATGATTTTGGAATCACAGCCCATTGTTCAAGATCTGGTATTGATTGGTGGGGGACATGCCCACGCGATCGCCCTGCGTCTGTTTGGCATGAAACCGTTGCCAGGTGTACGCTTAACCCTGATTACCGAAGCCTCAAATACTCCCTATTCGGGAATGCTACCCGGTCATGTAGCAGGCTTTTATACCACAGAGGAATGTCACATTGATCTGCGCCCCCTGTGTCAGTTTGCTGGAGCACAGTTGTACATCGATTCGGCAGTGGGGCT is from Leptothermofonsia sichuanensis E412 and encodes:
- a CDS encoding gas vesicle protein GvpV, with the translated sequence MRPHPQQGQIRPKISTMPRQKTEAAAYLDIYKLVNERTRLQHELEALEQRRDRIQQRLTTIEAQINQLELNAHALRDAPTSAIKPTTPSPSTESCDFNTLFLEY
- a CDS encoding DUF6882 domain-containing protein, which produces MNPEPPAYPILLARSMEELHFKTQAQEQLWLLGQCNWEVDQEQGSIRFTNPRGQIITAPVQIIGTYNTLNGTWLWGWDHPSVVPALQNHASTLHDYGKAQGIDRLTTRNCTVQNRRHGNSLPLPAASAMPRGPIVVRLAPPSFS
- a CDS encoding tetratricopeptide repeat protein — encoded protein: MLLSTQPNQAEAALESYDRSLAIDPSDVGCWYNRALLLTKRQRLEDAVISYERALAIDPDNDSCWHNQALLLEQLGRYEAALNSYDRLLDIYSRTKPPQATPWIRDKQTELLRRIERREDHS
- a CDS encoding pentapeptide repeat-containing protein, giving the protein MSRKLSACLLLFIVWTVFSFTHLVPPVLAAIAQPDLTPLTLEVLQQRLKSPIANEGIKVIDLQRLNIDLRPENAEFRDRFYDLLKTQLQRPGTPVGLDLSYSQIQGEFKISQLGLRAPLFGESLSPIFTPAEQEQLQRDRRRLSRLSTLSQSLLSTPNLGTQTAPLQITVFRGPLKLNQTRFLDLVDFTNTFFLNRVEAQGSQFTQGIDSTQTRFSQTTSFAGALFERDSRFRSNIFFGKAEFNQAQFWGPVTFQNTEFQATANFNLAVFQQPSNFMRVQWQGNADFARALWQADAVFTKSTFSKALFLPDAVFEKAALFRQTQFNKPVNMRGTSILEQADFSDAGFARGAYLNVPGLKFDSEQAKIVGDPGQIGRFISVPTLQGNENLLRELVRNFRRQEQIPDANQMDYTRQRLRLRELRQQLFGININTAPITQLQNLGFSQEQATAIAQRRAQLPFRSLTDLLSLAKVDIATYINVRDRVVAKEPVAPGRGVFNRILIGLDCIGLSLLLLLSHYGTRSWLIFGVGLITIAYFGVLFWFIDRSRRLTPKPILPTLAETLWMLAGFSTLFLLGLIAIFRNSDQPWLTLASLAAIDIPVPTILIALLYKAGRYHPLMDVSYFMEEGTLRQLRILVGRLPIIPRYQMFRERYIPILWNRRWNWLNYFDFSFNNLLRFGFNDIRLRDEHVPGLITALVWYQWAIGILYLALLFWTLSRTIPGLNLLIYFK
- a CDS encoding tetratricopeptide repeat protein, whose amino-acid sequence is MNEFLISSLLEDLKDPNEDVRDRATQELWRIWFEQKGILGLEIIRRAQLALEAGNFTEAEETLNALVESQPDYAEAWNRRAVLYYIQGQYQKAIADCEVVLQLNPIHFGALHGLGLCYAALGDYRTAIHAFHNALKIQPYSLENQRMMLECTARLI
- a CDS encoding caspase, EACC1-associated type, which codes for MSKVALLIGVSEYEPGLNPLPNAISDVEAIQQVLKNAELGGFDQVKTLINPDKVVMEAEVENLFCDRAKDDLVLLFFSGHGVKDDSGKLYFATRNTRKSRKGELVRSTAVPSNFVLEVMNNSRSKRQVVILDCCFSGAFAQDMTAKDDGAVDIRNQLGAEGRAVLTSSTSTQYSFEQQGTDLSVYTQYLVEGIETGAADLDNDGSISVDELHDYAKQKVQEIAPAMKPEIYAAREGFRIRLASAPVSDPKIRYRREVERVMNDGRIFLADRRWLNQLQLQLGLTQMDALAIEAAVQQTYWEYQENLEQYRQAFIEALQTENPLTTQTQRRFRQLQERWKLRLDDVAEIEAQVTQQIRLAHAVAHTGAPYQAASPSPSIASPEVLPAPTVPLVPPSPPPAIVEPSRRLPGLLVAVIALIAGATGYWAMSNQIIRLPFSTGNLPSPSTPTITVSPAPTGSEPDVSISPERCFVVVGTSSLRIRGGPGTSYPQIGVLFEGDKLYLVRV